A stretch of the candidate division KSB1 bacterium genome encodes the following:
- a CDS encoding cytochrome b N-terminal domain-containing protein, with translation MKTNTDKNTNGLLAIVKNFLQEPMPKGVNWLQTLGSSLLALIAVQIITGVLLSFYYSPNANAAYESVRYIEQQVIFGSIIRGVHYFAASAMVILIFLHIARTFFYGAYKKPRQWTWIFGVLLLLIVLGFAFTGYLLPWDMKSYFATKVGINIGGITPVIGKQITRIMQGGSEMGTMTLSRFFSLHVVVLPLLLVLLVGVHLFYIRLHGSTPPGLKEGDPVEYPNRFYPLQLFRDSLVAFVVVGVIVLLAAQFGAPLEEKADPNDTSYIPRPDWYFYSLFQLLKIFEGKLEIIGAIILPGAFITLMILLPFLDKNPERRLSKRPIAVSLGSVFIFSILSLTAWGAYEGSEAKKLMAAKRETVTVEGEIDKPFAVNPQLGQLLYTELKCGKCHDPVSQGENLPPGLEFAGNKYRQGWLIDYLRNPHRIRWQRKDERPIIRMPDFNLTLAEATNLSAFLQNNLQNDKFPQPEFDWAEADSEMVESGQDLFFEYGCFGCHKIAEEGQNLAPELSRVGRKLLESYMFHLIKAPNRIIPRTSMKDFQLEDEEVEDIVAYLRGLK, from the coding sequence ATGAAAACGAACACAGACAAAAACACGAACGGCCTGCTTGCTATCGTTAAAAATTTTCTCCAAGAGCCCATGCCGAAAGGCGTAAACTGGCTGCAGACTCTGGGTTCTTCCCTTTTGGCGCTTATCGCGGTGCAGATAATTACGGGTGTCTTGCTGTCATTTTATTATTCTCCGAATGCCAATGCTGCTTATGAAAGTGTGCGGTACATCGAGCAGCAGGTCATCTTCGGCAGTATCATTCGCGGGGTGCACTATTTCGCGGCGAGCGCCATGGTGATTCTGATTTTTTTGCACATTGCCCGCACCTTTTTTTACGGAGCTTATAAAAAGCCGCGTCAATGGACCTGGATATTCGGCGTCCTTCTTCTGCTAATTGTACTGGGTTTTGCTTTTACCGGTTATCTCCTGCCCTGGGATATGAAATCCTATTTTGCAACCAAAGTCGGCATTAACATCGGCGGAATTACTCCGGTCATTGGAAAACAGATCACAAGAATAATGCAGGGTGGCAGCGAAATGGGAACGATGACTCTTTCCCGTTTCTTTTCTTTACACGTTGTTGTCCTACCGCTGTTGCTTGTTCTCCTGGTCGGCGTGCATCTTTTTTATATTCGCTTGCACGGCTCAACTCCGCCCGGACTTAAAGAAGGCGACCCGGTCGAATACCCGAATCGATTTTACCCGCTGCAGCTTTTCCGCGACAGTTTGGTTGCTTTTGTGGTTGTCGGGGTGATCGTCCTGCTCGCCGCACAATTTGGCGCCCCGCTTGAGGAGAAGGCCGACCCAAATGACACGAGTTACATTCCCCGGCCCGATTGGTATTTTTACAGCCTATTCCAACTCCTGAAAATTTTTGAAGGCAAACTTGAAATCATTGGCGCGATTATTCTGCCGGGCGCTTTTATTACTCTGATGATTTTGCTGCCTTTTCTGGATAAAAATCCCGAGCGGCGATTGTCCAAACGGCCGATTGCTGTTAGCCTGGGAAGTGTTTTTATTTTTTCAATTCTCTCGTTAACAGCCTGGGGGGCCTATGAAGGCAGCGAGGCCAAGAAACTTATGGCGGCAAAAAGGGAAACTGTAACGGTCGAAGGCGAAATCGACAAACCTTTTGCGGTTAATCCACAATTGGGTCAGTTGCTTTATACCGAATTGAAATGCGGCAAATGCCACGACCCGGTTTCGCAGGGCGAGAATTTACCGCCGGGGCTGGAATTTGCCGGCAATAAATATCGGCAGGGCTGGCTCATCGACTATCTGCGAAACCCGCACCGCATTCGCTGGCAGCGCAAAGATGAGCGGCCGATCATTCGCATGCCGGATTTTAATTTAACTCTGGCAGAGGCGACGAATCTTTCGGCTTTTCTTCAAAACAATCTACAGAACGACAAATTCCCACAACCTGAATTCGACTGGGCTGAAGCGGACAGTGAAATGGTGGAATCGGGACAGGACCTTTTCTTCGAGTACGGCTGCTTCGGCTGCCACAAAATCGCAGAGGAAGGACAAAACCTTGCGCCTGAACTTTCCAGAGTCGGCAGAAAATTGTTAGAGTCCTATATGTTTCACCTGATCAAAGCTCCAAACAGAATTATTCCGCGAACTTCCATGAAAGATTTTCAACTTGAAGATGAAGAGGTGGAAGATATTGTGGCTTATTTGCGGGGATTGAAATAA